In Bicyclus anynana chromosome 1, ilBicAnyn1.1, whole genome shotgun sequence, a single window of DNA contains:
- the LOC112042996 gene encoding uncharacterized protein LOC112042996, translated as MSIHLKLLSIIISIHFLSFCFARHGEFITKYDRPYSVINIKVPRAVWHQALNPTPVLKSPVTVTIPIHVAAEDENEVEEVVNDGTEVNVSVDSTLISDESISSVPAMSDEPISSVPAVSDEPISSVPAVAPAPVVTATQPPVLQDGLPDGPVQQVTGQVTRFPCTCNNGQCGCCTGAFLDRFRMKSCGNISFVPEDFVFDVRLTVNNNTVVRRRVSASNPPPICFNPRRAPFVRICAEISNIRIRNGNAFACLDINADIGTFPIYSASFRCFGLGSAGLQTGLKPKPVSSGPKPVNLFGNGGTTNDGTILDAAGQILSGGNGNGIFGAPDGGLFGGGGGPLDAIGDAVGNLLELRRIGRLMGRLSYLHYKHWHSFVALGFKMEMYTKLFFIVTVFLSSVCGNVVSFKDFNSTVDRLRNIEVPDSSLLLFERLNLRHISNISHYARQSQGGEQDSSRRCTCSLGVCKCCTGFLMDLFNQKACMKVTYHPGDFAFDVAMSFNDRVLYENSVSGKNPRPICISPPRLTNLKVCAQFYNIFFPGRNFHFCLAMNGKWRSLQLFNFAFDCLRMGANGIAMMRPEENGGISIPNPQGGVDAVVDAGEDDIEEYDETNIVRSLLEIFDEDK; from the exons ATGTCTATACACCTTAAACTGCTGTCAATCATAATTAGTATTCACTTTCTTTCGTTTTGTTTTGCTAGGCATG gagaatttataacaaaatatgatCGTCCCTATAGCGTTATAAATATCAAAGTACCTAGAGCAGTTTGGCATCAAGCTTTAAATCCGACACCAGTGCTTAAATCACCTGTGACTGTTACTATACCTATACACGTAGCTGCAGAAGATGAAAATGAAGTTGAAGAAGTTGTGAATGACGGCACTGAAGTAAACGTCTCTGTGGATAGTACTTTGATAAGTGATGAGTCAATTTCATCAGTACCTGCTATGAGTGATGAACCAATTTCATCAGTACCTGCTGTAAGTGATGAACCAATTTCATCAGTACCCGCTGTAGCACCTGCACCCGTGGTTACTGCTACACAACCACCAGTACTTCAAGATGGGCTGCCAGATGGACCGGTGCAACAAGTAACTGGTCAAGTTACCAGATTTCCATGTACATGTAACAATGGTCAGTGCGGATGTTGCACAGGAGCGTTTTTGGACCGTTTTAGAATGAAATCATGTGGAAATATATCATTTGTGCCTGAAGATTTTGTATTTGATGTGCGATTAACCGTAAATAATAACACCGTTGTACGGCGTAGAGTTTCAG ccagtAATCCTCCGCCTATATGTTTCAATCCCAGAAGAGCACCATTTGTCCGTATATGTGCAGAGATAAGCAACATACgtattagaaatggaaatgcatTTGCCTGTCTAGACATTAATGCAGACATTGGCACCTTCCCTATTTACTCTGCATCTTTTAGATGTTTTGG attaggGTCGGCTGGTTTACAGACTGGACTAAAACCGAAACCAGTATCTTCGGGTCCTAAGCCAGTAAATTTATTCGGAAATGGTGGTACTACCAATGATGGAACCATCTTAGACGCTGCCGGACAAATATTGTCTGGCGGCAATGGAAATGGAATATTTGGAGCACCAGATGGCGGACTTTTCGGAGGAGGAGGCGGACCATTAGATGCTATAGGAGACGCTGTAGGAAATTTATTAgaa TTAAGGCGAATTGGCCGGCTAATGGGCCGACTATCTTACTTGCACTACAAGCATTGGCACAGCTTCGTCGCATTGGGCTTTAAGATGGAAATGTATaccaagttattttttatagtgACTGTGTTCCTTAGCTCTGTTTGTGGAAACG TGGTATCCTTCAAAGACTTTAACAGCACTGTTGATAGATTAAGAAATATTGAAGTACCTGATAGTTCGTTGCTGTTGTTTGAACGTCTCAACTTGAGACATATATCAAACATTTCACATTATGCAAGACAAAGTCAAGGAGGAGAGCAAGACTCATCAAGAAGATGTACTTGTAGCCTAGGCGTTTGCAAATGTTGTACAGGATTTTTGATGGATTTGTTCAATCAAAAAGCATGTATGAAAGTAACATATCATCCAGGTGACTTCGCCTTTGATGTTGCGATGTCTTTCAATGATAGAGTACTTTACGAAAATTCCGTTTCAG GAAAAAATCCAAGACCAATATGCATAAGTCCACCGAGACTCACGAATTTAAAAGTCTGCGCACAATTTTACAACATATTCTTTCCCGGAAGGAACTTTCACTTTTGTTTAGCGATGAATGGAAAATGGCGATCGTTGCAATTGTTTAACTTCGCGTTTGACTGCTTAAG AATGGGTGCAAATGGAATAGCTATGATGAGACCAGAGGAGAACGGTGGAATTTCTATTCCTAATCCTCAAGGTGGAGTGGATGCAGTTGTCGACGCAGGCGAAGACGATATAGAAGAATACGATGAAACTAATATAGTGCGATCACTATTAGAAATATTTGATGAAGATAAATAA